Proteins co-encoded in one Coxiella burnetii genomic window:
- a CDS encoding MFS transporter, protein MLISKKNTKLHLWLTPLIVGIVASSFYAYDFLVRVMPMAIAHELLDAFKIQAGELSILFSGFFYGYALMQIPSGMLCDKFGARRLLSLGLLVCSIATLIFASTTYFPLAVIARFIMGFTASIAYLGALWVGAYWLGAKRFAMYAGLVQVLGCAGAVIGSAPVAHFANLYGWQRTTYFIAALGFLLTILNWIVIRDKPKESHLTKAAAKLLAQENRLYLRDVFKRTQSWWIALFGFAIWGPTALFATSWGALFLVSSHQFTNVHATALLSLIWLGIAVGGPFFGWWTNAIQRRRLPMVTAALLGFVVASLILYVPALPQMLLAVCLFLFGAACSAMVISFGLVIDNNHAQAVGTASGLTNMGIIFAGVILQPIVGLLLDKFWDGRMLGNAPIYSTYAYQVALTMIPLLFLLALFIGKFGIKETFCKKQY, encoded by the coding sequence AGAAAAATACCAAACTTCATCTTTGGCTGACACCATTAATTGTAGGCATCGTCGCTTCTTCCTTTTACGCGTACGATTTTTTAGTCCGCGTCATGCCGATGGCTATTGCGCATGAGTTATTAGACGCGTTCAAAATTCAAGCGGGTGAACTCAGTATTTTATTTAGCGGTTTTTTTTACGGCTACGCCTTGATGCAAATTCCATCGGGCATGTTGTGCGATAAATTCGGCGCGCGTCGTTTGCTTTCTTTAGGGCTTCTAGTTTGTTCGATAGCAACGCTTATCTTTGCGTCCACTACTTATTTTCCTCTCGCTGTCATTGCTCGTTTTATTATGGGATTTACCGCTTCCATCGCTTATCTCGGCGCTTTATGGGTCGGCGCTTATTGGTTGGGTGCTAAGCGGTTTGCCATGTATGCGGGACTGGTGCAAGTGCTTGGGTGCGCTGGCGCTGTTATCGGCTCAGCGCCCGTGGCGCATTTTGCAAACCTGTATGGTTGGCAACGAACGACTTACTTTATTGCGGCATTGGGATTTTTACTTACCATCCTTAACTGGATAGTTATTCGGGATAAACCTAAGGAATCCCACCTAACCAAAGCCGCCGCTAAATTGCTGGCACAAGAAAACCGTCTTTATTTACGCGATGTCTTTAAACGGACGCAATCATGGTGGATTGCATTGTTCGGTTTTGCCATTTGGGGGCCGACGGCATTGTTCGCTACTTCATGGGGCGCTTTATTTCTCGTAAGTTCCCATCAATTTACGAATGTTCACGCCACGGCTTTGCTCTCTCTAATCTGGCTTGGCATCGCCGTCGGCGGGCCTTTTTTCGGTTGGTGGACGAATGCTATTCAACGACGCCGGCTACCCATGGTTACAGCTGCTCTTTTAGGATTTGTTGTCGCCTCTTTAATTTTGTATGTTCCCGCTTTGCCTCAAATGCTGTTAGCCGTTTGTCTCTTCCTCTTCGGCGCGGCCTGTTCTGCCATGGTCATCTCTTTCGGCCTGGTCATCGATAATAATCATGCTCAAGCCGTGGGGACTGCGTCAGGCTTAACCAATATGGGTATTATTTTCGCCGGTGTTATTTTACAACCGATTGTGGGTTTATTGTTGGATAAATTCTGGGACGGTCGAATGTTGGGAAATGCTCCTATCTATAGTACCTATGCTTATCAAGTTGCGCTTACGATGATTCCCTTGCTATTTTTATTAGCCTTATTTATCGGAAAATTCGGTATTAAAGAGACTTTTTGTAAAAAGCAATATTAG
- a CDS encoding cyclin family putative virulence effector — MPGGCIMYRYGNLFQTPILRSPLEDQFSDYVLWRLDCEPFVEVLERTCRMNDEKLRTQNVEATLFDSAKKPEISFADYIWRIVAYARLTHSQMIHTLIYLDRCQENFFLTSLNFYRLFLVAALVAQKFHQDDSFSNKSFADLVGITVKELNILEAKFLFAISFSLYVLPKTYKEYNRIVGGQRINRQLVEARRSNLSFFSLFPHTVNTFPHRKRNSYHFLHRPRF; from the coding sequence ATGCCTGGAGGTTGCATTATGTACAGGTATGGAAACCTCTTCCAAACACCGATCCTTCGCTCACCACTCGAAGATCAATTCTCTGACTATGTATTATGGCGGTTGGATTGTGAGCCATTCGTAGAGGTCTTAGAAAGAACCTGCCGTATGAATGATGAAAAGCTGCGAACCCAAAACGTGGAAGCGACCCTATTTGATTCGGCCAAGAAACCGGAAATTTCGTTTGCGGATTATATTTGGCGAATAGTCGCCTATGCGAGACTGACCCATTCCCAAATGATCCATACGTTAATTTACCTCGATAGGTGTCAAGAAAATTTTTTTTTAACTTCTTTAAATTTTTATCGCTTATTCCTAGTCGCTGCTTTAGTGGCACAAAAATTTCATCAAGATGATTCTTTTTCCAACAAAAGTTTTGCTGATTTAGTAGGAATTACGGTCAAAGAGTTAAATATACTTGAAGCAAAATTCTTATTTGCTATTAGTTTTAGTCTTTATGTTTTACCAAAAACCTATAAAGAATATAATCGAATTGTGGGTGGACAAAGAATTAACCGCCAATTAGTGGAGGCAAGGCGATCGAATCTATCGTTTTTTTCTCTTTTCCCTCATACAGTTAATACCTTTCCTCACAGGAAGAGAAATTCTTATCACTTTTTACATCGCCCTCGATTCTAA
- the cysS gene encoding cysteine--tRNA ligase has product MSVKIFNSLTKQKEIFKPIESGKVKLYVCGMTVYDYMHIGHGRSWIIFDMVVRYLRMRGYEVTFVRNITDIDDKIIKRAGENKESPAALAERFIQILHEDEKALRVLSPDQEPRATQYVPEIIKLIQKLLDNQYAYTGQNGDVFFDVRRFKDYGKLSHRHLDELQAGARVEVSDSKRDPLDFVLWKKAKPGEPKWDSPWGEGRPGWHIECSAMSSSILGQPFDIHGGGLDLKFPHHENEIAQSEAGEEKPFVKLWMHAGLLEINKEKMSKSLGNIISIREALKESDVEVLRYFLLSGHYRNPLSYSKENLENGRLALERFYLALRGLPVVNHEKTSSYTDRFYEAMDDDFNTPIAFALLFEMVREINRFRDNNQIEKAAVLAAELKCLGNIFGLLQYSPEQFLQGAKKEADVQEIKKLIDQRNEARAKKDWKTADQIRDQLTDLGVAIEDSSDGTSWRQE; this is encoded by the coding sequence GTGTCAGTGAAAATTTTTAATAGTCTCACGAAACAAAAAGAAATTTTCAAACCGATCGAGTCTGGGAAAGTAAAACTCTATGTGTGTGGCATGACGGTTTATGATTACATGCACATTGGACATGGTCGTTCGTGGATTATTTTCGATATGGTTGTGCGTTACTTGCGAATGCGCGGTTATGAAGTGACGTTCGTGCGCAATATTACAGATATCGATGATAAAATCATTAAGCGCGCCGGGGAAAATAAAGAAAGCCCGGCAGCATTAGCCGAGCGGTTTATTCAGATATTACATGAAGATGAAAAAGCCTTGCGCGTTTTGTCGCCCGATCAAGAACCGCGTGCTACCCAATATGTTCCTGAAATCATTAAATTGATACAAAAGCTTTTGGATAACCAATATGCTTATACCGGGCAAAATGGTGATGTTTTTTTTGATGTCCGTCGTTTTAAGGACTATGGAAAATTATCCCACCGTCATTTAGACGAACTCCAAGCCGGTGCGCGAGTCGAAGTGAGCGATAGTAAGCGCGACCCTTTAGATTTTGTGTTGTGGAAAAAAGCCAAGCCAGGCGAACCGAAATGGGATTCGCCGTGGGGTGAAGGGCGGCCAGGCTGGCATATTGAATGCTCGGCGATGTCGAGCAGTATTTTGGGCCAACCTTTTGATATCCATGGGGGGGGCCTCGATTTAAAATTTCCGCATCATGAAAATGAAATTGCTCAATCCGAAGCGGGCGAAGAAAAACCGTTTGTGAAACTTTGGATGCACGCGGGGCTTTTGGAAATTAATAAAGAAAAAATGTCCAAATCGTTGGGCAATATTATTTCTATTCGTGAAGCCTTGAAGGAAAGCGACGTTGAAGTATTGCGTTATTTCTTGTTGTCAGGACATTATCGTAATCCGCTCAGTTATTCCAAGGAAAATTTGGAAAACGGCCGACTTGCTTTAGAACGCTTTTATTTGGCGCTGCGCGGATTGCCGGTGGTTAATCATGAGAAAACGTCTTCGTATACCGATCGTTTTTACGAAGCGATGGATGATGATTTTAATACGCCGATAGCTTTTGCGCTGTTGTTTGAAATGGTGCGCGAGATCAATCGTTTCCGCGACAATAATCAAATTGAAAAGGCGGCTGTCCTGGCGGCAGAATTAAAATGCCTGGGTAATATTTTTGGTTTATTGCAGTATTCCCCCGAACAATTTTTACAAGGTGCAAAGAAGGAAGCTGATGTTCAAGAAATTAAAAAACTGATCGACCAACGCAACGAAGCTCGCGCAAAAAAAGACTGGAAAACAGCCGATCAAATTCGCGATCAATTAACCGACCTTGGTGTTGCCATTGAAGATTCTTCCGATGGAACTTCCTGGCGTCAGGAGTAA
- the gltX gene encoding glutamate--tRNA ligase has translation MMKSRFCPSPTGLMHLGNARTALFNYLFAKSKDGIFLLRIEDTDVERSKETFDLGLQEDLRWLNLEWQEGPGADEGNGPYHQSKRQAIYDDYYQRLEEADQAYPCFCSEEQLRLSRKIQRSAGKPPRYAGTCRSLSAAEIEKKKAEGLQPALRFRVPDDEVVVFADLVRGEQRFQTNDIGDFIIRRANGTSPFMFCNAIDDALMGVSHVLRGEDHLTNTPRQLLILQALELPVPTYAHIALIVGPDGSPLSKRHGSRGIKELRDNGYLPLALTNYLARLGHYYASDELLSLAELAKGFNVESLSKSPAKFNAQQLDYWQKQTVNQLPNDDFWEWAGSELQSQIPTDKDDLFLTTVKPNVSFPRDVAYWVNVCFGKTLNLETAQSELLRATGNRYFEEAFEAFKKFGKDLNSVVSHLKEKLNLKGKPLYQPLRIALTGAEHGPELAKLILIMDYETIQNRLQEACQ, from the coding sequence ATGATGAAAAGCCGTTTCTGTCCCAGTCCTACTGGTTTGATGCATTTGGGCAATGCGCGAACGGCGTTATTCAATTATTTATTTGCAAAAAGTAAGGACGGCATCTTTTTGCTGCGGATTGAAGATACCGACGTCGAGCGCTCTAAAGAGACGTTTGACCTTGGACTTCAAGAAGACTTGCGATGGTTGAACTTAGAATGGCAAGAAGGGCCGGGTGCTGACGAAGGCAACGGTCCGTATCACCAATCCAAACGCCAAGCCATCTACGATGATTATTACCAACGGCTTGAAGAAGCTGATCAAGCGTATCCTTGTTTTTGCAGCGAAGAGCAGTTGCGACTATCGCGAAAAATTCAGCGATCGGCAGGGAAACCGCCTCGGTATGCTGGCACTTGCCGATCTTTATCCGCAGCGGAAATCGAAAAAAAGAAAGCCGAGGGATTACAGCCTGCACTGCGATTTCGGGTGCCTGACGATGAAGTGGTTGTCTTCGCTGATTTAGTTCGCGGGGAGCAGCGTTTCCAAACCAACGATATTGGCGATTTTATTATCCGGCGAGCAAATGGCACCTCGCCTTTCATGTTCTGCAACGCCATCGATGACGCTTTGATGGGCGTTTCCCACGTCTTGCGTGGCGAAGATCATTTAACTAACACGCCGCGACAGCTTTTGATCTTACAAGCGTTGGAACTGCCTGTACCAACCTATGCGCACATTGCTTTAATCGTAGGACCGGACGGCAGCCCTTTATCCAAACGGCACGGCAGCCGCGGAATTAAAGAGCTGCGCGATAATGGCTATTTACCATTGGCCCTCACCAATTACTTGGCGCGGTTGGGGCATTATTACGCGAGCGACGAACTTTTGTCATTAGCAGAATTGGCAAAAGGTTTTAATGTCGAATCGTTGAGTAAATCGCCCGCGAAGTTCAATGCTCAGCAATTGGATTATTGGCAAAAACAGACAGTGAATCAATTACCTAACGACGATTTTTGGGAATGGGCTGGGAGTGAATTGCAATCGCAAATTCCGACAGATAAAGACGATTTATTTTTAACAACAGTAAAACCTAATGTGAGTTTTCCGCGGGACGTCGCTTATTGGGTGAACGTCTGCTTTGGAAAAACGCTTAACTTAGAAACTGCCCAAAGTGAATTGTTGCGTGCGACCGGGAATCGTTATTTTGAAGAAGCCTTCGAGGCGTTTAAAAAATTTGGTAAAGATTTAAATTCAGTTGTTAGTCACTTAAAAGAAAAACTAAATTTAAAGGGAAAACCCTTGTATCAGCCACTGCGAATCGCGCTAACGGGGGCAGAACATGGCCCTGAATTAGCTAAATTAATTTTAATAATGGATTACGAAACGATACAAAATCGATTGCAAGAGGCGTGTCAGTGA
- a CDS encoding UDP-2,3-diacylglucosamine diphosphatase, translated as MRHTLFISDLHLEEKTPSITAHFLYFLKHQAPKADAIYILGDFFEAWIGDDNQTPFNRKIIESLQTLARTKPTYFMRGNRDFLIGQRFAAMTGVSLLEDPSVIQLYNKPVLLMHGDSLCTLDHKHQAYRRKIMKPWVQKLMLSLPLSLRRKLAKKFREQSRRHNRTLSYEIKDVTPEEVNRVMKEQNVELLIHGHTHRPAIHDLTINGNPTKRIVLGAWHHGGSVLRYAQDGSFELQAFKIDL; from the coding sequence ATGAGACATACTTTATTCATTTCTGATTTACATTTGGAAGAGAAAACCCCCTCAATCACCGCTCATTTCTTGTATTTTCTGAAACACCAGGCGCCGAAAGCCGATGCCATTTACATTTTAGGCGATTTTTTTGAGGCGTGGATTGGCGATGATAATCAAACGCCTTTTAACCGTAAAATTATCGAATCATTACAAACACTCGCTCGCACTAAACCTACTTATTTTATGCGAGGCAATCGAGATTTTTTAATCGGCCAGCGATTTGCTGCTATGACAGGCGTTTCTTTATTGGAAGATCCCAGCGTTATTCAGCTCTATAACAAACCCGTTTTATTAATGCACGGCGACAGTTTGTGCACGCTTGACCATAAACATCAAGCTTACCGTCGAAAAATTATGAAACCGTGGGTTCAAAAACTGATGTTATCGTTGCCTTTATCACTTCGACGGAAATTAGCGAAAAAATTCCGCGAACAAAGCCGCCGCCATAACCGAACGCTATCGTATGAAATCAAGGATGTGACACCCGAAGAGGTGAACCGCGTTATGAAAGAACAGAATGTTGAATTATTAATTCACGGCCATACCCACCGCCCCGCCATCCACGATTTAACGATCAACGGAAACCCCACCAAACGAATCGTACTCGGCGCTTGGCATCATGGGGGAAGTGTTTTGCGTTACGCGCAGGACGGAAGCTTTGAGTTACAGGCTTTTAAAATAGATCTTTAA
- a CDS encoding HigA family addiction module antitoxin: MKMAANRMRPIHPGEILAEELGFLDKMSANQLAKHLAIPTNRVTAILNGARSITADTALRLAKFFGTTPEFWLNLQDAYDIKMALKKSGKKIEKEVTPYDQAA; encoded by the coding sequence ATGAAAATGGCAGCTAATAGAATGCGACCCATACATCCAGGTGAGATCCTTGCTGAAGAGTTGGGGTTTTTAGATAAGATGTCAGCTAATCAGTTAGCTAAACATTTAGCAATTCCGACCAACCGAGTGACCGCCATTCTCAATGGCGCGCGATCCATTACGGCGGATACCGCGCTACGATTGGCTAAGTTTTTTGGGACGACGCCGGAATTTTGGCTAAATCTCCAAGACGCCTATGACATAAAAATGGCATTGAAAAAGTCCGGCAAAAAAATCGAAAAAGAAGTAACCCCTTACGACCAAGCCGCCTAG
- a CDS encoding type II toxin-antitoxin system RelE/ParE family toxin yields MPLTLYIMLDVTRKTVILEVIIKSFKDKYTKYLYKGVSVSKWQAIRKQAERRLQILDSVTSLDDLRSLPSNRFESLRGNRKGQFSIRINKQWRICFKWINNEPTEVEIVDYH; encoded by the coding sequence TTGCCTCTTACGCTGTATATTATGCTTGATGTAACGCGTAAAACTGTTATCCTTGAAGTGATAATAAAAAGTTTCAAGGACAAATACACTAAATATTTATATAAAGGTGTATCCGTTTCAAAATGGCAAGCCATACGAAAGCAGGCGGAAAGACGGCTTCAGATTTTGGATTCAGTGACATCGTTAGATGATTTGAGAAGTTTGCCAAGCAATCGTTTTGAATCGTTGCGGGGGAATAGAAAAGGACAATTTAGTATAAGGATTAATAAGCAATGGCGCATTTGTTTTAAGTGGATTAACAATGAGCCAACTGAAGTTGAAATTGTGGATTATCATTAG
- a CDS encoding ISAs1-like element ISCbu1 family transposase, whose product MEKTTCKSLKNQYLFHCFLSIKDPRVPGRCIYPLINILLITLCALICGVDTWKGIADFGKKRYRWLSQFVDMRCGVPSALTFARVFSLIEPEQFQHCLSAWMSQFFQLLRFDMIHLDGKSLCGSARRGKAQKATHIVNAYLPKEQVTLGEVRVPDKSNEIKAIPILLNSLNVQGCIISIDAMGTQKGIANLIRLKQADYVLALKKNHTRFYRYVERLFSCSDERDYQGMCYRTEETKDYGHARIEERSYCVLPMMYLHKYKKYWRDLQAIVRVQSKRHKGNEIETATRYYITSLPFAEHRRMSQAIRQHWAIENQLHWKLDIGLGEDASLITRGYADQNLATLRKMVLKMLENENSSKQGIAGKRIQAALSTRYLRKVVGF is encoded by the coding sequence ATGGAAAAAACTACGTGCAAATCGTTAAAAAATCAATACCTATTCCACTGTTTTTTGAGCATTAAAGACCCGCGTGTTCCAGGGAGATGTATTTACCCATTGATTAATATTCTCCTCATCACGCTTTGCGCCTTGATTTGTGGGGTTGATACGTGGAAAGGGATTGCCGACTTTGGTAAGAAACGCTATCGGTGGCTCAGTCAATTTGTCGATATGCGCTGTGGGGTTCCAAGCGCACTGACTTTTGCGCGCGTTTTTTCATTAATTGAACCTGAACAATTCCAACATTGTTTGTCGGCTTGGATGAGTCAGTTTTTTCAATTGTTGCGCTTTGACATGATTCATCTGGATGGAAAAAGCCTTTGTGGTTCAGCGAGGAGAGGCAAAGCACAAAAAGCAACCCATATTGTGAATGCGTACCTTCCCAAAGAACAAGTGACGCTGGGAGAAGTTCGGGTGCCCGATAAAAGCAATGAAATAAAAGCCATACCTATTCTTTTAAATAGCTTGAATGTCCAAGGCTGTATTATCAGTATCGACGCGATGGGGACTCAAAAAGGCATTGCTAATTTAATTCGCTTAAAACAGGCCGACTATGTACTGGCACTTAAAAAAAATCACACACGATTTTATCGTTATGTGGAACGATTGTTTAGCTGCAGTGATGAGAGAGATTATCAAGGCATGTGTTATCGCACAGAAGAAACCAAGGATTATGGCCATGCTCGGATTGAAGAAAGGAGCTATTGTGTTTTGCCGATGATGTATCTTCATAAATACAAAAAATATTGGCGTGATTTGCAGGCGATCGTTCGTGTTCAATCAAAACGGCATAAAGGGAATGAAATAGAAACGGCCACCCGGTATTACATCACTTCATTACCCTTTGCAGAACATAGAAGGATGTCTCAAGCCATTCGTCAGCACTGGGCTATTGAAAATCAACTCCATTGGAAATTGGATATTGGTTTGGGCGAAGACGCCTCTCTCATTACGCGAGGCTATGCCGATCAGAATCTCGCAACGCTTCGAAAAATGGTGCTAAAAATGCTGGAAAACGAAAACTCTTCCAAACAGGGGATCGCTGGAAAACGCATACAGGCCGCTCTTTCTACACGATATTTAAGAAAAGTGGTAGGGTTTTGA
- a CDS encoding CBU_1493 family Dot/Icm T4SS effector: MSRKNIPEEESKSNNSFPETQGNPLVLQNSMVKPQDDSQAVKSKENIFKLLVLNEEIQQLPGLSIKISDDKKRVYIVLWLFYTLLLDDQKSSISIEAFRSGVLYKLIKVLNCPLATADASILELETYLEQHCRSGEPSVAGAIKLLRKQINELNYSAAQSLQYIKIEDANEYVLHATTPSSISTKEIIECIYSSSVWRQLSRTDDFTRLRLSSLLIYFAKAIGKETISRSIVNPESNQETNSTDPRFFHQKSKKQKPYEPILNLLCTMLESLPPTVEHNYGLDRNYICELIMHAAFKNDDPRSMLDNWTQLAKRGEEFVEHFQAVRTAWSRISNHSRSYIDQLPDIEIQTTKDKTIKGKRQRFRYVLRKMASPHVASLGLFVPSCQYLGPAVGNRLTLTAMQSRDAGFYVITEQRISTEEKREDAYPPRIVANTVAFNAKIKSKRYLVFNKWTKLHRQISDETMEEVIQNFQKELLQRHPQYPQYKEILYGIETHPNPSPTIFSADSLLQGSNIMELEAIDRHIHIWRRTFDSAKVRLFCTKNVHDKQNKQTTCTCS; this comes from the coding sequence ATGAGTCGCAAAAACATACCAGAGGAAGAAAGTAAAAGTAACAACTCATTCCCCGAGACCCAGGGGAATCCTCTCGTTCTGCAGAATTCCATGGTCAAGCCGCAGGATGACAGTCAAGCAGTTAAATCCAAAGAAAACATATTTAAGTTGCTAGTTTTGAACGAAGAGATACAACAATTACCAGGGCTTAGTATAAAAATCTCTGATGACAAAAAGAGGGTCTATATTGTCTTATGGCTGTTTTATACGCTGTTGCTTGACGATCAAAAATCAAGTATCAGCATAGAAGCGTTTCGTTCTGGTGTATTATATAAATTAATAAAGGTCTTGAATTGCCCTCTCGCTACAGCAGATGCATCGATCTTAGAACTGGAGACTTACCTTGAGCAGCACTGTCGTTCAGGGGAGCCTTCCGTTGCGGGTGCAATCAAATTATTACGCAAACAAATAAACGAACTTAACTATTCGGCAGCGCAATCGCTTCAGTATATAAAAATTGAGGACGCAAATGAATACGTGCTTCACGCTACTACGCCATCCTCTATCTCTACAAAGGAAATAATAGAATGTATATATTCTTCTAGTGTATGGAGGCAGCTTTCACGAACAGATGATTTTACTCGTTTAAGACTTTCTTCACTGTTGATTTATTTTGCTAAGGCCATTGGGAAAGAGACAATAAGCAGATCTATTGTTAACCCGGAGAGTAACCAAGAGACTAATTCTACAGATCCCCGTTTTTTCCATCAGAAAAGCAAAAAGCAAAAACCTTATGAGCCCATTTTAAATTTACTATGCACGATGCTTGAGTCATTACCGCCAACCGTAGAACACAATTATGGCCTAGACAGAAATTATATCTGCGAGTTAATAATGCATGCTGCCTTTAAAAATGATGACCCAAGAAGTATGCTAGACAATTGGACACAGTTAGCAAAGAGAGGAGAAGAATTTGTGGAGCATTTCCAGGCAGTGAGAACAGCATGGTCACGAATATCAAACCACTCGCGTTCCTATATAGATCAGCTACCAGATATTGAAATACAAACAACAAAGGACAAGACTATAAAAGGCAAGCGACAGCGTTTTCGATATGTTTTGCGTAAGATGGCATCACCACACGTCGCATCCTTAGGCTTATTTGTTCCGAGTTGTCAATATCTAGGTCCTGCTGTGGGCAATAGGCTAACACTCACTGCAATGCAATCGCGCGATGCCGGTTTTTATGTTATTACTGAACAACGAATTTCCACGGAAGAAAAAAGAGAGGACGCATACCCACCCAGAATCGTTGCAAATACCGTTGCATTTAACGCCAAAATCAAGAGTAAGCGCTATCTTGTATTTAACAAATGGACAAAACTACATCGTCAGATATCCGATGAAACCATGGAAGAAGTGATTCAGAATTTTCAGAAAGAATTATTGCAGCGTCACCCACAATACCCACAATACAAAGAAATTCTGTATGGTATAGAGACACACCCGAATCCTTCGCCAACCATCTTTTCTGCTGATAGCTTATTGCAAGGATCAAACATTATGGAACTTGAAGCTATAGATCGCCATATTCACATCTGGAGAAGGACGTTTGACAGCGCAAAGGTCCGCCTTTTTTGCACTAAAAACGTACATGATAAGCAAAATAAGCAAACAACCTGTACTTGCTCCTAA
- the pdxJ gene encoding pyridoxine 5'-phosphate synthase yields the protein MTILNLKKDLPMVRLGVNIDHIATLRQARGVDYPDPVEAAMMAIEAGADGITLHLREDRRHIQDDDVRNLKRKLTVPMNLEMATAEDIIQFAEEIKPEHCCLVPEKREELTTEGGLDVAGQQNTLKKVCARLAKVGIEVSLFIDPEEKQIDAAKAAGAPVIEIHTGHYANAKTDHEHNQQLKRIADAAAYADSLGLTVNAGHGLTIHNVQSIAAIPVINELNIGHSIISRGVLIGLAEAVKEMKTLIAGAQ from the coding sequence TTGACTATACTCAACTTAAAAAAGGATCTGCCAATGGTTCGTTTAGGCGTGAATATCGATCATATCGCCACCTTGCGCCAAGCGCGGGGAGTGGATTATCCCGATCCTGTGGAAGCGGCTATGATGGCTATAGAAGCGGGTGCTGATGGAATTACGCTGCATTTGCGAGAAGATCGCCGCCATATTCAAGATGACGACGTCCGTAATTTAAAGCGCAAATTAACAGTGCCAATGAATTTGGAAATGGCGACTGCCGAAGACATTATCCAATTTGCCGAGGAAATTAAGCCCGAACATTGTTGCCTCGTGCCTGAAAAACGCGAAGAGCTGACAACCGAGGGAGGCTTAGACGTTGCCGGCCAGCAAAATACTTTAAAAAAAGTTTGTGCGCGTCTGGCGAAAGTCGGTATAGAAGTTTCTCTATTTATCGACCCCGAAGAAAAACAAATTGATGCAGCGAAAGCCGCAGGCGCTCCTGTTATCGAAATCCACACCGGCCATTACGCCAACGCCAAAACCGATCATGAGCACAACCAACAATTAAAACGCATTGCCGACGCCGCTGCCTACGCCGATAGCCTCGGCCTCACCGTAAACGCCGGCCACGGTCTAACCATTCACAACGTCCAATCCATCGCCGCCATCCCCGTCATTAACGAACTCAATATCGGTCATAGCATTATTTCTCGCGGGGTACTGATTGGGCTAGCGGAAGCGGTGAAAGAAATGAAAACGCTGATCGCGGGAGCGCAATAA
- a CDS encoding ATP-binding protein: MANFVSAMQLKYGDVELSLDIEPESHLLTADLEESLSQLFQAVGVVAKEKKTAVVLFLDELQVLDTQSLAALIRAFHVAAQDLLPITMVAAGLPQIVAKMGEAKTYAERLFEFAQIGRLEESAAIQALAVPAQKLGVRYTRNALKEILKQPKAMRIFCKNGGNTPGK; encoded by the coding sequence TTGGCTAATTTTGTTAGCGCCATGCAGTTGAAATATGGCGATGTAGAATTAAGCTTAGATATCGAACCGGAGTCTCATTTACTCACCGCTGATCTAGAAGAGAGCTTATCTCAACTATTCCAGGCTGTTGGGGTTGTTGCAAAAGAAAAAAAAACGGCTGTTGTCTTGTTTCTTGATGAGTTGCAGGTGTTGGATACCCAATCATTGGCTGCATTAATCCGGGCATTTCATGTGGCCGCTCAGGACTTATTGCCCATCACGATGGTGGCAGCTGGGTTGCCCCAAATTGTAGCTAAAATGGGGGAAGCCAAAACATACGCCGAGCGGCTGTTTGAATTCGCTCAAATCGGACGACTGGAAGAGAGCGCCGCCATTCAAGCACTGGCTGTGCCAGCACAAAAGTTGGGTGTTCGTTACACGAGAAACGCATTAAAAGAAATTTTGAAACAACCGAAGGCTATGCGTATTTTTTGCAAGAATGGGGGAAACACGCCTGGGAAATAG
- a CDS encoding ATP-binding protein: MDPLFNPYAPGAGAQPPELAGRDELLEKAILALRRLALGRFGRSLVLTGLRGVGKTVLLNRIRQDAEAVQMVTVRVEFRKIARCLLCWHQA; this comes from the coding sequence ATGGATCCCCTATTTAACCCCTATGCCCCTGGCGCGGGAGCACAGCCACCCGAACTCGCTGGACGTGATGAATTGCTTGAAAAAGCAATCCTTGCTTTGCGCCGGTTAGCCTTGGGTCGATTTGGACGTAGTCTGGTTTTAACCGGTCTTCGTGGCGTTGGAAAAACCGTGTTATTGAACCGCATCCGTCAAGATGCTGAAGCTGTGCAAATGGTGACGGTTCGGGTTGAGTTTCGGAAGATCGCTCGCTGCCTTCTTTGCTGGCACCAGGCCTGA